A genomic segment from Schistocerca piceifrons isolate TAMUIC-IGC-003096 chromosome 4, iqSchPice1.1, whole genome shotgun sequence encodes:
- the LOC124795660 gene encoding mucin-5AC-like, whose product MLTIEHRVFLVEHVFLNRDKFTSAEEAAFAAKSPGLKMPIRNALRNIITKFRKTGSLPNAPKSARPSTSTGSVHNAPKLGMPSTSTGSIYNAPKSGRPSTSTRGVHNAAKSGRPSTSTRGVHNASKPGRPSTSTRSVHNASKSGRPTTSTRGVQNAPKSGRPSTFTRGVHNASESDRPSTSTGSIQISPKSGMPPTSPGSVHYVPKSGRPSTSTRGIHNAPELGRPSTSAGSVHNAPKSGRLSTSTKSVHNAPKSSTPPTSNGSVSNARKLGTPPTSTRSVHNAPKLGMPSTSTGSVHNAPKSGRPSTSTGSVHNAPKSGRPSTSTRSVHNAPKSGTPPTSTGSVHNSRKLGMPSTSTGSVHNDPKSGRPSTSTGSVLRNAPNQAGHPHPPEVFIMLKNQAGHPHPLEAFIMLQNQAGHPNPHQHPKRRWWRCKR is encoded by the coding sequence atgctgacgattgaacacagaGTGTTTCTTGTGGAGCATGTGTTCCTCAATCGAGACAAGTTTACCTCAGCAGAAGAAGCTGCATTTGCAGCAAAGTCCCCAGGATTGAAGATGCCTATCCGCAATGCATTACGGAACATCATCACTAAGTTTCGAAAGACTGGAAGCCTTCCTAATGCTCCAAAATCAGCCAGGCCATCCACTTCCACTGGAAgcgttcataatgctccaaaattagGCATGCCATCCACATCCACTGGGAGCATTTATAATGCTCCAAAATCAGGCAGGCCATCTACATCCACCAGAGGTGTTCATAATGCTGCAAAATCAGGCAGGCCATCCACATCCACCAGAGGTGTTCATAATGCTTCAAAACCAGGCAGGCCATCCACATCCACCAGAAGTGTTCATAATGCATCAAAATCAGGCAGGCCAACCACATCCACCAGAGGTGTTCAAAATGCTCCAAAATCAGGCAGGCCATCTACATTCACCAGAGGTGTTCATAATGCTTCAGAATCAGACAGGCCGTCCACATCCACCGGAAGTATTCAGATTTCTCCAAAGTCAGGTATGCCACCCACATCTCCTGGAAGCGTTCATTATGTTCCAAAATCAGGCAGGCCATCTACATCCACCAGAGGCATTCATAATGCTCCAGAATTAGGCAGGCCATCCACATCCGCTGGAAgtgttcataatgctccaaaatcaggCAGGCTATCCACATCCACCAAAAGCGTTCATAATGCGCCAAAATCAAGCACACCACCCACATCCAATGGAAGTGTTTCTAATGCTCGAAAATTAGGCACGCCACCCACATCCACTAGAAgtgttcataatgctccaaaattagGCATGCCATCCACATCCACTGGAAgcgttcataatgctccaaaatcaggCAGGCCATCCACATCCACTGGAAgtgttcataatgctccaaaatcaggCAGGCCATCCACATCCACCAGAAgcgttcataatgctccaaaatcaggCACGCCACCCACATCCACTGGAAGTGTTCATAATTCTCGAAAATTAGGCATGCCATCCACATCCACTGGAAGTGTTCATAATGATCCAAAATCAGGCAGGCCATCCACATCCACTGGAAGCGTTCTTCGTAATGCTCCAAACCAGGCAGGCCATCCACATCCACCAGAGGTGTTCATAATGCTCAAAAATCAGGCAGGCCATCCACATCCACTGGAAGcattcataatgctccaaaatcaggCAGGCCATCCAAATCCACATCAACATCCGAAGAGAAGGTGGTGGAGATGCAAGAGATGA